In Bacillus sp. Cs-700, one genomic interval encodes:
- a CDS encoding branched-chain amino acid ABC transporter permease: MLNVLSKRVLIGIVAVAAVLFPLVFPNMYVLQLLTLVFIWSIAVYGFNIISGYVGYLSLAHAGFFAIGAYGLGLLTTKAGLSYWLSLLLAVLITSIAGALVGVIALRTKSHFFAIYTMCVGVIVYLLIDKWDSLTGGVRGLIGIPAPSNIGPITFDTLTSQYYLALFFLTFTIFLCYRIVHSLLGRTFIAIRNSEELAKTIGISIMKNQLLAFTLSALFAGLSGALYASFIRFIGPQISAITVTFEMLMYLLVGGIGTLAGPLVGTLIVISLTQSLQFLEEYRMLIFGPVVVLLVLYYPRGITGSINGYLQRKKQQRVKIANEEHDVKRKVGEAG; encoded by the coding sequence ATGCTGAATGTCTTATCAAAGCGAGTGCTAATCGGTATCGTTGCCGTCGCTGCTGTTTTATTTCCCCTCGTTTTTCCAAATATGTATGTTCTCCAATTACTTACGCTTGTGTTTATTTGGTCCATCGCGGTTTACGGATTTAATATTATTTCAGGGTACGTAGGGTACTTGTCTCTCGCACATGCTGGTTTTTTTGCAATTGGAGCGTATGGACTTGGTCTATTAACAACCAAAGCAGGCTTGTCTTATTGGCTATCTCTTCTTCTGGCAGTTCTTATCACTTCTATTGCCGGAGCTCTAGTTGGAGTGATTGCTCTTCGAACCAAATCTCATTTTTTTGCTATTTACACCATGTGTGTAGGTGTCATTGTCTATCTTTTAATAGACAAGTGGGATAGCTTAACAGGTGGTGTTCGTGGATTAATCGGGATACCCGCACCAAGCAACATAGGGCCCATTACGTTTGATACATTAACCTCTCAATATTACCTTGCTTTGTTCTTTCTAACCTTTACAATTTTCCTTTGTTACCGCATTGTTCATTCTCTACTAGGACGAACGTTTATTGCGATAAGAAACAGTGAAGAACTTGCCAAAACAATTGGGATCTCCATTATGAAAAACCAACTGTTAGCTTTTACCTTATCAGCTTTATTTGCCGGTCTTTCAGGTGCGTTATATGCTTCATTTATCCGTTTTATCGGTCCACAAATATCAGCGATTACCGTAACATTTGAAATGCTGATGTATCTTCTAGTGGGGGGCATTGGAACGCTTGCAGGTCCTCTTGTCGGAACGCTTATTGTTATTTCACTTACTCAATCATTACAGTTTCTTGAAGAATATCGGATGCTTATTTTTGGTCCGGTTGTTGTTCTATTAGTTCTATACTATCCGCGTGGAATTACTGGTAGTATAAACGGCTATTTGCAAAGAAAGAAACAGCAAAGAGTAAAGATAGCGAATGAAGAACATGATGTGAAAAGGAAAGTAGGTGAGGCAGGGTAA
- a CDS encoding branched-chain amino acid ABC transporter permease, with protein MELLIQQIFNGLTIGSVYTLVALGLTLVFGILHVPNFAHGAFYMVGAYITLMMMVGFGFHYWIAIIASVAVVALLGVVTQQLIFKKLEGADGMRMMVAAIGILLFLEAFGQFMWGTEYHRMDTPYGSVVNLFGLTVTLQRLLIIVAAVILMLALHFFLTKTMIGAAIVAMAQNREGAFLVGINANQVAWLTFAIAGGLAAAAASLASPINLVFPTMGNLVIMKAFVIIIIGGMGSIPGAILGGYLLGLTESIGATYISSDYKDVIAFLLLVVILTAKPTGLFTKGVQ; from the coding sequence ATGGAGCTCCTTATCCAGCAGATTTTTAACGGACTTACAATTGGAAGCGTTTACACGCTTGTCGCCCTTGGTTTAACACTTGTTTTTGGCATTTTACATGTTCCCAATTTTGCACACGGTGCTTTTTATATGGTTGGTGCTTATATTACTTTAATGATGATGGTTGGTTTTGGTTTTCATTATTGGATCGCCATTATTGCTTCAGTGGCTGTTGTTGCTCTTCTAGGAGTTGTCACACAGCAGCTAATATTTAAAAAGTTAGAAGGCGCAGATGGGATGAGGATGATGGTTGCTGCCATCGGAATTCTCCTTTTTCTAGAAGCATTTGGTCAGTTTATGTGGGGAACGGAATACCACAGAATGGACACTCCTTATGGATCGGTCGTTAATTTATTCGGTCTAACTGTAACGTTACAACGTCTTTTAATTATAGTTGCTGCTGTAATCCTTATGCTTGCACTACATTTTTTCTTAACGAAAACAATGATAGGAGCAGCGATTGTCGCAATGGCTCAAAATCGAGAGGGAGCGTTCCTTGTAGGTATTAATGCAAATCAGGTGGCATGGCTTACCTTTGCGATCGCCGGTGGATTAGCAGCTGCAGCCGCATCGTTAGCATCCCCTATTAATCTTGTCTTTCCGACTATGGGAAACCTGGTCATTATGAAAGCTTTCGTTATCATCATCATCGGTGGAATGGGAAGTATCCCCGGAGCGATTCTTGGTGGTTATTTGCTTGGTCTAACCGAAAGCATTGGGGCAACGTACATATCATCTGATTATAAAGACGTTATTGCGTTTCTTCTACTCGTAGTCATTCTAACAGCCAAGCCAACTGGGTTATTTACGAAGGGGGTTCAGTAA
- a CDS encoding enoyl-CoA hydratase/isomerase family protein, with translation METTVKTEHLKVNVHGAVLHLMLNRPEALNAFSPEMILGLTKAIQDAKENDEIRVVMLSGAGRSFSAGGDVKTMGDTTSTEVYEHIGKLNELVLAMRDLEKPIISVIHGFAAGAGFNLALASDIILAAEDSSFVLSFSQVGLISDGGGLSFLPRLIGPYKAKELFFSAQPISAKEAKELNIVNRTYPIASLEEEAMAYAEKLSKGPGKAYGFIKKIADASLTSSLSEVLEQERITQALMVTTDDHKEGANAFKEKRAPQFKGK, from the coding sequence ATGGAAACGACTGTAAAAACGGAACATCTAAAAGTAAATGTACATGGTGCTGTGCTTCATCTTATGCTTAATCGTCCTGAGGCACTAAATGCGTTTAGCCCTGAGATGATCTTAGGACTGACGAAAGCTATTCAAGATGCTAAGGAGAACGATGAGATACGAGTAGTTATGCTCTCAGGTGCAGGACGTTCCTTTAGCGCAGGTGGGGATGTTAAAACAATGGGGGATACAACCTCAACTGAAGTTTATGAACACATAGGGAAGTTAAATGAGCTCGTCCTTGCTATGAGGGATCTTGAGAAACCAATCATTTCAGTGATTCATGGTTTTGCTGCTGGTGCAGGCTTTAATCTAGCACTTGCTAGTGACATTATTCTGGCAGCTGAAGATAGTAGTTTTGTATTAAGCTTTTCTCAGGTTGGATTAATTTCAGATGGCGGGGGTCTTTCGTTTCTTCCTCGCTTAATTGGTCCTTATAAGGCGAAAGAGCTGTTCTTCTCAGCCCAACCCATTTCAGCAAAAGAAGCGAAAGAGTTGAATATTGTAAACCGAACTTATCCGATTGCTAGTCTCGAAGAAGAAGCGATGGCATATGCTGAGAAGCTTTCTAAAGGTCCGGGTAAAGCGTATGGGTTCATTAAGAAAATTGCAGATGCTTCGCTAACTTCTTCTCTGTCTGAAGTACTTGAACAAGAGCGCATTACTCAGGCGCTAATGGTAACGACAGACGACCACAAAGAAGGAGCAAATGCATTTAAAGAAAAACGCGCGCCACAATTTAAAGGTAAATAA